The Acropora muricata isolate sample 2 chromosome 4, ASM3666990v1, whole genome shotgun sequence genome contains the following window.
ACTGTAGTCTATCTTGTCTGGAACAATTTAACAGGATAGGGTCATTGGGTGGCTGTGCATACGTAGGCAATCCATTTTGCTTTAAGAATTGTTATTTTCTTCCACTATAGCcaaataaaacattaaattaCTAATACTTAGTAATACTAGCGGGTCACTAGAGGTTAACTATTCAAGAACAAGCGAGAAAATCTAGGTCAAGGGAAATATATAGTATTCTCAAttgtttttaaccctttcatCCCTGTGCCATTGACACtgatagattttactctgtctaacaacagacaattttactcgtcaatggggaacccctcgggagtgaaagggttgaCTAATGAAAATATGGATTATTCCCCTGAAACTCTCGTAAAttgcttttgttatttcatCTTTAGAATACATGAGGATATAAAAAAAAGGAGATCTTAAGCCTGCCGCTGATCAATATGACTGATTTTGCCTCGCCGTTTCCTCTCACGTGCGGCGAAATTTTGGTGAGAAATTCGCCTCGCGAGGCCGTGAGCAAATTAAATCAAACGTTTGATATTTTCTTTCCTTGCGAGACAATTCCTCATCGTTTGCGGCAATTGTGAGAATCTGGTTTAGCTTGGTTCATTGATCATCCAATAAAATTGCATGGTAAACTCACGTGACTGATTCTAACAATTGCCGCAAACGATGAGAAATTTGCGTCGCCAGgcaaaaaatatcaaacatgTTTGGTAGTTTCCTCAAGGCCTCGCGCCCGCCTCACCAAAAATTTCGCCGCACACGAGAGAAAACGGCTGAGCAAACCGCCTCGCGAGGCGTTTTGCTCAGCTCTTTCCTCACACATGCGGCGGGCTTTATAATCTCCTATAATATTTCATATGTTAAGACGTATGCAAAATTCTTGACTTAACAATGCACGGAATGTCTGCATAATATAAACTACACTGTACCTTGCGTTTTCAAGACCAATACTTTCATAAGGAATATCCAATTTTCTCATTACTTCCTCCATCCTATTTTCCTTTCTGGACTCATGAAAGAGCGCTGAATATAACGTTATGATATCTATTGTCTCATTGACTTCAAACTGTAGACCCTGTGATCGTAAAAAGGTCTTAACGCTCTCTATAGACATTGAATAGGTGACTACGAAATCTACTCCTGAGATATCGCTTTGAAGATTGGTCAAGGCTTCGTTGAGATTGGGCATCTCAATGCTTTTAAACTGGAACTTGTGATCTGTGTCCAGCTCTCGTAAGATATCGTTCTTTCCTTGTAATACGTTCTTATTGTTCTCAAAGTAATATCGCTGGCAACTTTTTGGATTTTCAAGGGAAAACACAACCCAGCCAATTTGAGTGACTTTCTTTGGGTCGAGCTCACACATTTTCGCGTCTAACACTAAAAAACACGGCTGTCTTTTTTCCAAAACTGCGTTAATCCTCTCCAGCAAATGCACTCCATTAACGTATCTTTGTCGAACAATGGCGTTGTTTTTATGCCTAAGTTGATTGGTAAAACGAACAAAATCTTTTACAGAATGAAAAATTCGCATTACGCGCGGAGTTTTCCTTGAGACCTTTGTAGGAGAGATGTCGGGAAGTTGTCGGTTATTTTTCACATGTACAGCCCTCTTCACTTTGTCCTTGAAGAATTCATAGCCTTTGAAATCAACAAAAATGCCAGCAGTGTGATCAATGCCGTAGGCGATCACAAACATGATTTCTTTCAAATGACGTTCAAAGGTGTTATTGAAATAGTATCTGAGTCTCAAGTGATACTCTCGTCCGTATTTACTGCAGGCCTGTGTCCAGTCCTCTCTCATCGTTTCAAAACTGTACATGAATTCTGGACAGTCTTGGCACACCATAGCGCTTGATGGAAACTTCCTGTGGTTTGCTTGTCGACCACGGCTCATCGTTGCCGCTTGTTCTGTTGGGATTAAGTGTTAAATGTAAGCCAGCAATACAATTCAGTTTTTTGATGCGTAGACTTTCAAAATTACTTCGAAAAAAGCTTCAGCTTTCACTTGGGACTTGTTACCTTTCAACGTGACATTTACAGGAACATTACACGAAGGGGAAGGTGAACTAAGGCGGTCAAGCAGATTACGAACTGTCCTTTGGTATGACGAGGGATAAAATGTAATGCCTTATATTTGGTGGATGTACAGCTTACTTAGCCTTAGTTCATTTTCTTGTAACATAGCTTGgaagttgttaaaaaattgtttgtttgttttttaatttgaaacttttgattatcaaatacaacatttatataaaaaaaagaatagacAAAACAAATATAATACCGAGAACGGAGGTATTAACCATATACATCCCGAGGGCCGTAGGCCCGAgggatgtatatggattaataccgacgttcgaggtatttatctgacttatttcatgaaattattcatgaagGATCTTTATATAGCGATCCTTTTTTCAAGGGGTCAAACGCCGGCTAATTAGTACCGTCACACTTAGGTGAGAAACGGAGAACAATAACCTGATGTGTGCGTTTCTCGCAGTACTGCGAAAAGTTGTTGCTCATTGCTCCGTGATAAGCGCTAGactttttttgtgctttgatattttctttgttcctttgtttatatgttctattgtttgatgttttgtcttgttcttgtttactaGGTTTTCGGTATATGTACGAAAGTTTTCCAACTACTCGTTTCTCTGCGTTTGTGCTGTCATTATGGACGGCTTGTTTGGCGACGAGGAGCTTTTTCTtacacaaaatagtttttcggaAGAAAGAGTAGAAGACAATTTTAGTATTGATTCTATTTTGGACGGCCTAGTAGGTTGTGATGAGCCTGTTTCACAAAATTCATGCCCGGAAACTTCAACTAAGATTGAgttttcaaaggcttttgacacgaATAATGAAGCCGTGTCACTTTCTGGTTCGATTGGTAGTCAAAAGGCGCCATTAAAGCGTGAAGTTGAGCTAGAAGAGGAAACCACTCGTAAATTTTCTAAGAGTTGCGATGAAGCTAGAATTCCTGAAACCAAAGCTATGACATTCAATCAGTGTACCTTTATAATCTCTAAAGACtagaaactaaattgaaatgaaacatgtatTTTCTGTCTATATTGTTTGTAGTGAAGTACATTTGCAGATGACATTATTGTCGTAAATTTAGGCGGAAAATTTTCAAGTAGAAGTTAGAATTTGATTTTCTCAGGAAGAGCAAGGTTCATTTGAAtaattggaaagtaaaaaaaaaattatgagggaTTTATTTGTATAAATCCCTGAAAGGAgggatttatacagataaatcccTCATTTACAATGGAATTCAATTCATTAGCCCCGCTCTTCCCTGCTACATTATCAAGCCCTCCCCGTACTTTCAGTtagtttaatattcatgaagtatgtaagttaaataaaggatgttgaataataaaagaaaatgtgtgattcatgaaataacaataaatattgaCATAAAAGGAAATAACGTACAGTCCAATTTACACGATTCACACTACAATCTTGGTTGACAAGCTACTTTTAAGTAgcttaattaatttaaaaattacattACAATTACAGTTAATTCAACATATGGAGGGATATGCCTTGGAtataactttatttaataatttattcgCTAACATATGGCTCAAGCTTCCTCCACTTCTCATTGAGTTTTTTAAGTTTGTCCCGCTTTTCTGCTATTTTTGTTTCCATCTGGTGAACTGCCTTGGTCTTAACTTTTAAGACTTGTAACGGTGGGTTTACACCACTAAGTTTGCATTTATAGATATAGAACTTTGCCGATAATATCAGATGATTCAAGATCTTGAAATCCTCTCCCTTCTTATAAACaccaaacaaaacatctgatatATTTAAGGACTCAATTCGATTTTTGCATTCAGCAAGCCAAGTGCAGAAAGCTCTCCAGAACATCTTTGTAACctcacaaaagaaaagcaaatgctCGAGGGATTCAACTTCTCCTTTACAAAACACACACAGCGGGGAGTCAATAATTTTTAACCTAAATATTTTTGCATTAGCAAAGACaatattgtttaatattttatactgaaattgcgttattttgttttcaattgttaCCACAAATGGCAAGGAGTATCCTTCCTTCCAGCTAACTTGAAGCTCGGGAAATTTCTCATTCATCTTTCTCTTCTTAAAAGAACTTACTTTCTCTTCTTAAAAGGGTTATGAAGAAGTCTCGATGAGACCTTTGATAAATCAGTCTCCGAGTTATCTATATTAAAGTTTATTTTATCACTTAGGTGTGAACAGGGGTGCTGTGTACTTTGTTTAATAATCAATCTCCATTCACTTGGAATCGCATCGACAATActtattaattttacaaaaatcTACTGGAGAAGGTTTAGCATTTAAAACATTAACACTTTTCAGAAAAACCCCTGTATCAGAAAGTAGATCACCGATACTAACAATTCCTTTTCTCattactttttttcaaaaatggaAGCCTTCCCGATggtaatatttttattgttccAAATGATTTGATTAACAACATCCTCGTACGATAACACGGAAACTTCGTTTAACGAAGCCCAAGCATCAAGACATTCTTTAAAAAAACCGAAAGATAGACAGGCAGTTTACGAGTATAAAAATTACACTGGAGAATAAATTTTTCACCTACCCCTGACAGAAAATAATCTAATATCACTTTCCAAGGACTTTCGTACTTATTATCCACATGTCTCTTAAAAATCCAGATTCTGCTTGCCAATATCATTGATTGAATGTCTAACATCTTTAGTCCACCATCCTCAATATCATTAATTAGTGCACAGCGTTTGATTTAATCTGTGCCCTTCCAAATGAAGCGGTaaataagtttatttatttcttgaacCAAATCATCCGTAACAGAAATCAATGCCGCCTTGCTGAAAATTTTGAGTATAATAAGAGATTTAgagatttcaaattttcctaTCAATGTAAGCCCTCTCCATTTTCACATATGCAACATTTCTCATATggacttgaaaataaaatcgAAATTTGCCTTTGTTCTAGATGGTATATGGTAATCGAAAACAATTCCCAATATTTTAATCGATGTACATACCTTATGAGAGAAGCTAGCCTCATCAAGCTGATGCGGGCCCACCGCAAAGACTTCTGTTTTAACATTATTTACTTAGAGaccggagcattttgaaaataaatgcaaaattacACATAGCTGGCGGCATGATCTTAAAAATTTAGGTTCTCCAggaccttgaaaaaaaaaatgaatgatttAAAGAATCGAATGCCTTTTCGAAATCAATAGCCAGCAAGATACCACAGCATTCTGTAACTTTAGCAAATTCAAGTATATCATCAATCGTGCGTACTGCGTCTGGGATAGATCTACCTTTAATGAACCATTTTGATTGGGATGAATGAGTTCTGGCAGCTTTAGTTCATTTTCTTGTAACATAGCTTGgaagttgttaaaaaattgTTTGTAAAACTAGATTGGACAATAGGTTGTTTCAGTCTACTTTTTTGTTTAACTTACTTCATAACAGTATTAGAATTTTCACGTAAAATTagttaattaaaaattaaacatatttcagaaaagaaaatacCTGGAAGAAACGCAAGTAGTTGCGTAAAATTTTGGATAAGAGTTTTGAAAAGAATGTTGAAACAGTTGTACAGGTACTGAAAAAACGGTCTTACCAATATTTTTATTGGGAGTATGAATCTTCTGATCTAGAAGTTCTAAAATATCTTATTATAATCAAATTGTTTTATCTTGATAAGAAACTactttgactttttcattaaaGAAGAATGTTTGCATTTCAACTATTTATGACGGTACAAGGATTTACGGTTAGGAAATGTACCAGATTGCTTGTACTGTAGTTGAAAAGTAAGATGTTCTACATTCAATttaaagccccatttacacgagcaatttttccttgacaagtttacttgtcaatttttattgctcgcgtagatgatcaacaagttttcctttacaattttccattgacaaggtttccttgttcatgtagatgatcagcaagtttcccttgacaagtttcggttactaaaaatcaatgatatccttgccacattttccttgttgtctGTCTACACGAGCGAAtttctgacttgacaatttttccttgtcaaggaaaagctagcacgccagattttccttgacaaggaaaatttgtcaactattccccatctacacgagcaattttttcttgtcaaggaaaaattgctcgtgtaaatggggcttaacAAACGTATCAATTAATTTTAGGATGACCAGCTTAAATGCCTTTCAAGGTAGAGGCATAAACAGAAAGTGACTAAGTTAGGTTTGCGAAAATGATATTTGCTCAAAAGTGATTAAGATGGGTGTATAATTGGCCAAACAGCAGACTATAATGAGGTAGAAGTTCTGAGAGGCCAGCGGCACATGCGAGGCAAAAATTGACCCAAGTACCCCCACCTTAGCCCTTGATCATCCAATAATTGTATTTACACTATTTACACATCAACGCCATGGCCATCCAAAGGGAAAAGTCAGAGTCCATCGGCCAGCTGTTGGAAAGATTTAGTACTAATCGAGGGCCACCTCTAAGAAAAAAACCTTCAAGATTATTATCCAAACTGTTTCCTTGTTTTCATGCCCAGCGTTTTGTTGTCGGATAGACTCATGTGTCCACAAGCGCAAAATATTGCAAGAACCGATCACACATTTTTCACCCATCCTTATCGGgagtggaagctgaataattggaCCGCGGTAATTCACTATTCTTTAAATACTTCTTTTAATTATTCAGTATTAGTTCTTATTTTTATTCGTATTCGTTCTTGTCGATTATTAATAACTCATAATTCgtaattcctgattttccagCCCCATATATTCAttatcaatttttattattataaatctCATTATTCAGCTTTCATCCCCGATCCTTACGATAAAAAGCCGAGTTTAAAACCCTCATGAGACATTTGCTCTTGCACGAATCACTTTTAACCGGTCTGTCATCTTAGGGGCGCAAGGCCGAGACTTAAATAATTATCccaaaagaagaaagaaaatacaTATTACTCGACCGCTAAGTTTTTCTAAGTGACCAAAACCGACAAGTGGTATGTTGCTAGTAGCTCGGTTTTACCTTCCACGCGTGCAACAATGCCATTATAAGCAATCCATTTCTTGAGTCATTGAGCCAAGATAAAAAGATAACAGATAAATGCGAATTAATTTGAAACGCGACGACACTTCCTCAGCATCATTAAACACAGGTGTTTTATAGGTGCTAAATTAAAGTCATTTAAATTCGGTTCAAAACATGAAAGTACAGATCATTTTGTCtcatttttgataaaaaaaaaaatgagatttTCATCCGTTAATTACCCACACCGGAATCTGCAATTGACAATCAACTTCAACGGATAAAAATTCAAGTGTTTGGCGTTATCTAGTCTATTATATAGGCAAAGAGTAGGTGAAT
Protein-coding sequences here:
- the LOC136915419 gene encoding uncharacterized protein; amino-acid sequence: MSRGRQANHRKFPSSAMVCQDCPEFMYSFETMREDWTQACSKYGREYHLRLRYYFNNTFERHLKEIMFVIAYGIDHTAGIFVDFKGYEFFKDKVKRAVHVKNNRQLPDISPTKVSRKTPRVMRIFHSVKDFVRFTNQLRHKNNAIVRQRYVNGVHLLERINAVLEKRQPCFLVLDAKMCELDPKKVTQIGWVVFSLENPKSCQRYYFENNKNVLQGKNDILRELDTDHKFQFKSIEMPNLNEALTNLQSDISGVDFVVTYSMSIESVKTFLRSQGLQFEVNETIDIITLYSALFHESRKENRMEEVMRKLDIPYESIGLENARYSVVYIMQTFRALLSQEFCIRLNI